One part of the Bifidobacteriaceae bacterium genome encodes these proteins:
- a CDS encoding SOS response-associated peptidase, translated as MCGRFVSYFDPAELAGVFDADRITELPAPSWNVAPTNQVPMVRELAQATAPDSGPAAETLSGLGEDGSEARAGRLGRQDPGPSHPRELRGARWGLVPSWAKDPSIGSRLINARSETITVKPSFRSAAKSRRALIPAAGYFEWQASGHGGKTPFFLHPEDEGIIAMAGLYEWWLPPSDPLVQSEDPSVRPEPLVTFTVVTRAATDSLGGIHDRMPLVVPPELWEAWLSPDLNAPAAVNALIESIPDPELIPREVSRAVGSVRNNGPHLINPAAGRLL; from the coding sequence ATGTGCGGAAGGTTTGTCAGCTACTTTGATCCCGCCGAACTTGCGGGCGTGTTCGACGCCGACCGGATCACCGAATTGCCGGCTCCGTCTTGGAATGTCGCGCCGACCAACCAGGTGCCCATGGTCCGCGAATTGGCCCAGGCGACCGCGCCGGATTCCGGTCCGGCGGCCGAAACCCTGAGCGGGCTCGGCGAGGACGGCTCCGAGGCGCGCGCCGGCCGGCTGGGCCGCCAGGACCCCGGTCCATCCCATCCGCGTGAGCTTCGCGGCGCCCGTTGGGGCCTGGTGCCCTCATGGGCCAAAGACCCGTCAATCGGGTCCCGGCTGATCAACGCCCGCTCCGAAACGATCACGGTCAAGCCGTCCTTCAGGAGCGCGGCCAAGTCGCGGAGGGCTTTGATCCCGGCCGCCGGATACTTCGAGTGGCAGGCCTCCGGACACGGCGGCAAGACGCCGTTCTTTCTTCACCCCGAGGATGAGGGGATCATCGCCATGGCGGGGCTCTATGAATGGTGGCTGCCGCCATCCGACCCGCTGGTCCAATCCGAAGACCCAAGCGTTCGCCCGGAACCGCTGGTCACCTTCACAGTGGTGACCCGCGCGGCCACCGACTCGCTGGGCGGGATCCACGACCGGATGCCGCTGGTGGTGCCGCCGGAGCTGTGGGAGGCGTGGCTGAGCCCCGACCTGAACGCGCCCGCAGCGGTCAACGCGCTGATCGAATCCATCCCAGATCCCGAGTTGATTCCCCGCGAGGTGAGCCGCGCCGTCGGGTCGGTCCGCAACAACGGCCCTCACTTGATCAACCCAGCCGCCGGACGGCTGCTCTGA
- a CDS encoding fumarylacetoacetate hydrolase family protein, with translation MRLATLRTGAAGEQTTAARIEDDEAVLLDQFADVGAVLAAGALDAVATAPGQRVKLGQARFAPVVPQPGKILCVGMNYRAHVREMGRAAPPHPALFAKWKEALIGAGEPILLPPESKQVDWEGELAVVVGKRLRRADLLEAADGIGGYTLMCDTSMRDWQYRSSQWTQGKTWEKSTPLGPWLATPDELAANAELTTKVDGLEVQRARIADLVVGPAGLLAYISTFITLEPGDVVGTGTPAGVGHAKQPPVYLKPGQEIEIAVTGLGVLRSSVANETIPGP, from the coding sequence ATGCGACTGGCGACTTTGAGGACGGGGGCAGCGGGCGAGCAGACCACCGCCGCGCGGATCGAAGACGATGAGGCGGTCTTGTTGGATCAGTTCGCGGACGTGGGCGCAGTCTTGGCGGCGGGGGCGCTGGACGCCGTGGCCACCGCGCCGGGTCAGCGCGTCAAATTGGGCCAAGCCCGGTTCGCCCCCGTTGTTCCCCAGCCGGGCAAGATCCTGTGCGTCGGCATGAACTACCGGGCCCATGTCCGCGAGATGGGCCGCGCCGCGCCGCCCCATCCAGCGCTTTTCGCCAAATGGAAGGAGGCGCTGATCGGAGCGGGCGAGCCGATCCTGCTCCCGCCCGAATCCAAACAGGTCGATTGGGAGGGAGAGTTGGCCGTCGTGGTGGGCAAGCGCCTGCGGCGGGCCGATCTGTTGGAGGCGGCGGACGGGATTGGCGGATACACGCTCATGTGCGACACCTCAATGCGGGACTGGCAATACCGAAGTTCCCAATGGACGCAGGGTAAGACCTGGGAAAAGTCCACGCCGTTGGGGCCGTGGTTGGCCACCCCGGACGAACTCGCCGCCAACGCGGAATTGACGACCAAAGTCGACGGTTTGGAAGTCCAGCGCGCCAGGATCGCGGACTTGGTGGTCGGTCCGGCGGGGTTGCTCGCGTACATTTCCACCTTCATCACGTTGGAGCCGGGCGACGTGGTCGGCACCGGCACACCGGCCGGCGTGGGCCACGCCAAGCAGCCGCCGGTTTACCTCAAACCGGGCCAGGAGATCGAAATAGCGGTCACTGGTTTAGGCGTATTGCGCTCTTCTGTCGCCAACGAGACCATTCCTGGTCCATGA
- a CDS encoding nickel-dependent hydrogenase large subunit — protein MAERLVIDPITRIEGHLRIELESDGGKITKAWSETTQFRGLEEIVQGRDPRDVWAFVQRICGVCTSVHAIASIVAVENAIGANPPEQARLIRDMVLGSQEVQDHVIHFYHLHALDFVNVASAAQGDPQAAVDFARAIGSTWKGNTLERMTEVRDTVQSILDSGQLSIFTGGYWGHPDYRLPPEANLMAVAHYLDALEFQRSMIRIGTVFGGKNPHPNFLVGGMACSIDPNHTESVNQVQVDQIGVWVAESLEFVKSCYVPDALAIAGVYKDYFDIGAAQDNYLAVGMAGATFAGDPATNEWPTAHTAIKPGVIFDGDLKTVHPFDPEKIEEWVHSAWYSYKGGDIGLKPSEGETTVAYTGPKPPYEWLGDSDEYTWCKAPRYDGRAVQVGPLARVVLAYAQGHPRTVEIVNGAMEQLGITAAQLNSTGGRILARAVECLTSAEILAETTFPTFVKNLKGGDIDVFDPTRWEPDSWPSEASGMSFVEVARGNLSHWVTIKDGKVSHYQAVVPTTWLAGGRDKDGQQGPYEESLAGNGQHPLTDPAQPLEPLRTIHSFDPCMSCAVHVLDPNGHELQAVES, from the coding sequence ATGGCAGAACGGCTTGTGATCGACCCGATCACACGTATTGAAGGCCACCTCCGCATCGAACTGGAGTCGGATGGGGGCAAAATCACCAAGGCCTGGAGCGAGACCACCCAGTTCCGCGGGCTGGAGGAGATTGTCCAGGGCCGCGACCCAAGGGACGTCTGGGCGTTTGTCCAGCGCATCTGCGGCGTGTGCACCTCCGTGCACGCGATCGCCTCGATCGTGGCGGTGGAGAACGCGATCGGCGCCAACCCGCCGGAGCAGGCGCGGCTCATCAGGGACATGGTGCTCGGCTCGCAAGAGGTCCAAGACCACGTCATCCACTTCTACCACCTGCACGCGTTGGACTTTGTGAACGTGGCCTCGGCGGCCCAGGGCGACCCGCAGGCGGCGGTCGACTTCGCCAGGGCGATCGGCTCCACCTGGAAGGGCAACACGCTGGAGCGGATGACCGAGGTGCGGGACACGGTCCAGAGCATTTTGGACTCAGGGCAACTCAGCATCTTCACGGGCGGCTATTGGGGCCACCCCGACTACCGGCTGCCGCCGGAGGCCAACCTCATGGCGGTGGCCCACTACCTGGACGCGCTGGAGTTCCAGCGCTCCATGATCCGGATCGGCACCGTCTTCGGCGGCAAGAACCCGCACCCGAACTTCCTGGTGGGCGGCATGGCCTGTTCAATCGACCCCAACCACACCGAATCCGTCAACCAGGTCCAAGTGGACCAGATCGGCGTGTGGGTGGCGGAGTCGCTGGAGTTCGTCAAGTCCTGCTACGTGCCGGACGCGCTCGCCATCGCCGGGGTCTACAAGGACTATTTCGACATTGGCGCGGCGCAGGACAACTACCTGGCCGTGGGGATGGCGGGGGCGACCTTCGCCGGCGACCCGGCCACGAACGAGTGGCCAACAGCGCACACCGCCATCAAACCGGGCGTGATCTTCGATGGCGACCTGAAAACCGTGCACCCCTTCGACCCGGAAAAGATCGAAGAATGGGTCCATTCGGCCTGGTACTCCTACAAGGGCGGGGACATCGGCTTGAAGCCCAGCGAGGGTGAGACCACCGTGGCGTACACCGGGCCCAAGCCCCCGTACGAATGGCTGGGCGACAGCGACGAATACACCTGGTGCAAAGCGCCCCGGTATGACGGCCGCGCCGTGCAGGTGGGGCCGCTGGCCCGCGTGGTCTTGGCGTACGCGCAGGGCCACCCGCGCACGGTGGAGATCGTGAACGGCGCCATGGAGCAGTTGGGGATCACGGCGGCCCAGCTGAACTCGACCGGGGGCCGCATCCTCGCGCGCGCGGTCGAATGCCTGACTTCCGCTGAAATCCTGGCTGAGACCACCTTCCCGACCTTCGTCAAGAACTTGAAGGGCGGCGACATCGACGTGTTCGACCCGACCCGCTGGGAGCCGGACTCCTGGCCTTCGGAGGCCTCCGGCATGTCGTTTGTGGAGGTGGCGCGCGGGAATCTGAGCCACTGGGTGACCATCAAAGACGGCAAGGTCTCCCACTACCAGGCGGTGGTCCCCACCACCTGGCTGGCCGGCGGCAGGGACAAGGACGGCCAGCAAGGACCCTACGAGGAGTCGCTGGCCGGCAACGGGCAGCACCCGCTGACGGACCCGGCCCAACCGCTGGAACCGCTGCGGACCATCCACTCCTTCGACCCGTGCATGTCCTGCGCCGTCCACGTTCTCGATCCGAACGGCCATGAATTGCAGGCGGTGGAGTCGTGA
- the serS gene encoding serine--tRNA ligase produces the protein MIDLKALRQDPDVARASQRARGADPALVDAILEADQAHREALVRFETARAEQKALGKLVAKAAGADKKAMVAQAQAMASQVKQASAELEAAESNLSQTALMLPNLVEEGAPAGGEDKFVVIRESGTRPDFDKAGFTPKPHDELGESLGIIDTARGAKVAGSRFYYLKGAGARLELALLGRALDLAVELGFTPMITPTLVRPDVMEGTGFLGEHADEVYFLPADDLYLTGTSEVALAGYHKDEILDLSAGPLRYAGWSACYRREAGSYGKDTKGIFRVHQFHKVEMFAYVRPEDASAEHQRLLQFEERMLSDAAIPYRVIDVPAGDLGTSAARKFDCEAWIPSQGRYREMTSTSNCTTFQARRLNIRERTEEGSTRPVATLNGTFATTRWLVAILENHQQADGSVVIPEKLRPGMGGLSVIEPGGGTA, from the coding sequence GTGATTGACCTCAAGGCCTTGCGCCAGGACCCTGATGTGGCGCGGGCATCGCAGCGGGCGAGGGGCGCCGATCCGGCGCTGGTGGACGCCATCCTCGAAGCCGACCAAGCCCACCGGGAGGCGCTGGTGCGGTTTGAGACCGCGCGCGCGGAGCAGAAAGCCCTCGGCAAACTGGTCGCCAAAGCGGCCGGGGCGGACAAGAAGGCCATGGTGGCCCAGGCGCAGGCCATGGCGTCTCAGGTCAAACAAGCGAGCGCGGAGTTGGAAGCCGCCGAGTCAAACCTCAGCCAGACAGCCCTCATGCTCCCGAACCTGGTCGAAGAAGGCGCGCCAGCGGGCGGCGAGGACAAGTTCGTGGTGATCCGCGAATCGGGCACCAGGCCGGACTTCGACAAGGCCGGTTTCACCCCCAAACCGCATGACGAACTGGGCGAGTCTCTCGGGATAATCGACACCGCCCGGGGCGCGAAAGTGGCCGGGTCCAGGTTCTATTACCTCAAAGGCGCTGGGGCGCGGCTGGAGCTCGCCCTTCTGGGACGGGCCTTGGACCTGGCGGTGGAGTTGGGCTTCACCCCGATGATCACCCCCACGCTGGTCCGCCCAGACGTCATGGAGGGCACCGGTTTCCTGGGCGAACACGCCGATGAGGTCTACTTCCTCCCGGCTGACGACTTGTACCTGACCGGCACCTCCGAGGTCGCGTTGGCGGGTTACCACAAGGACGAGATCCTGGATTTGAGCGCCGGGCCGCTCCGCTACGCGGGCTGGTCGGCTTGCTACCGCCGCGAGGCCGGCTCCTACGGGAAGGACACCAAGGGCATTTTCCGGGTCCACCAATTCCACAAGGTGGAGATGTTCGCGTACGTCCGGCCCGAGGACGCCTCAGCCGAGCACCAGCGTTTGCTCCAGTTCGAGGAGCGCATGTTGTCCGATGCCGCCATCCCCTACCGTGTGATCGACGTACCGGCAGGTGATTTGGGCACGTCCGCAGCCCGCAAGTTCGACTGCGAGGCCTGGATTCCCAGCCAGGGGCGGTACCGGGAGATGACCTCGACCTCCAACTGCACCACGTTCCAGGCGCGCCGCCTGAACATCCGCGAGCGGACCGAGGAGGGCTCCACCCGGCCGGTCGCCACGCTCAACGGCACCTTCGCCACCACGCGCTGGCTGGTCGCGATCCTGGAGAACCACCAGCAGGCGGACGGCTCGGTCGTGATCCCGGAGAAACTGCGGCCGGGCATGGGCGGCCTCTCGGTCATCGAACCGGGCGGGGGGACCGCTTGA
- the pheA gene encoding prephenate dehydratase, which produces MTVPDSAPRYAYLGPAGTFTEEALHRVASAESAHLLPQIDVISAIDRVREGAADYAVVAIENSVEGGVTAVLDALAEGEPLVITKEILVPVSFTLAALPGTGIDQVKRIAAHPHAWAQCRQWAHRRLPGATHVVATSNTSGAALLARVGAGEVAPDLLDFDAALVPPAAVEHYNLAVLASGVADNPSAVTRFVLVQRPGRVPEPTGADKTTLTVALPDERAGALLELLEQFSTRGINLTRIESRPSGDALGRYLFSIDAEAHVAEPRMAEALVGLHRFSPRVRYLGSYPKADFVPTRLRPGTEAADYASARDWVHAVQSGNSV; this is translated from the coding sequence ATGACTGTGCCAGATTCCGCGCCGCGCTACGCCTACCTCGGGCCGGCGGGGACGTTCACCGAGGAGGCGCTGCACCGCGTGGCGAGCGCCGAATCCGCGCACCTGCTGCCGCAGATCGACGTGATCAGCGCGATTGACCGGGTGCGCGAAGGCGCGGCGGACTACGCGGTGGTGGCGATCGAAAACTCGGTGGAGGGCGGCGTCACGGCGGTGCTGGACGCCCTGGCGGAAGGCGAGCCGCTAGTCATCACCAAGGAAATCTTGGTGCCGGTGTCCTTCACGCTGGCCGCGCTTCCGGGGACTGGGATTGACCAGGTCAAACGCATCGCGGCGCACCCGCACGCCTGGGCGCAGTGCCGGCAGTGGGCGCACCGGCGGCTGCCGGGGGCGACCCATGTGGTGGCCACCTCCAACACTTCGGGGGCGGCTTTGCTGGCCAGGGTGGGGGCCGGGGAGGTGGCGCCGGACCTGTTGGACTTCGACGCCGCGTTGGTGCCGCCCGCCGCCGTTGAGCACTACAACTTGGCGGTGCTGGCCAGCGGCGTGGCGGACAATCCGAGCGCGGTGACCCGGTTCGTCCTGGTGCAGCGGCCGGGCCGGGTGCCGGAGCCCACCGGCGCGGACAAGACCACGTTGACGGTGGCTCTGCCGGACGAACGCGCCGGGGCCCTGCTGGAACTGTTGGAGCAGTTCTCCACTCGCGGCATCAACCTGACCCGGATCGAGTCCCGCCCGTCCGGCGACGCGCTGGGCCGCTACCTGTTCTCCATCGACGCCGAGGCCCACGTCGCCGAGCCCCGGATGGCGGAGGCCCTGGTCGGCTTGCACCGTTTCTCCCCCCGCGTCCGCTACCTGGGCTCCTACCCCAAAGCCGACTTTGTGCCCACCCGCCTGCGCCCCGGCACCGAAGCCGCCGATTACGCCAGCGCCCGAGACTGGGTCCACGCCGTCCAGTCCGGCAATTCAGTCTGA
- a CDS encoding Cof-type HAD-IIB family hydrolase — translation MAPEILLAVDIDGTLLTWDGELFASTERAIKRALAAPAIEFVLATGRSVHSTVGIARRIGVESGLAVCCNGSVTIRFDPRLPGGWELVHVVTFDPAPAIAAIRRRLPHARMAVEDLGRGFKVTAHFPAGELDGEVRVVSDQALSDGPVTRVILRDTELSLEELHAVVEETKLPDVTYAVGWTGWVDLNPPGVSKASALEAIRAELGIEPRRTVAIGDGGNDITMLQWAGRGVAMGGSRWDVVAAADEETGRIDQDGLASVIDSLL, via the coding sequence ATGGCTCCCGAAATCCTGTTGGCCGTCGACATCGACGGCACTTTGCTGACCTGGGACGGCGAGCTGTTCGCGTCTACCGAGAGGGCCATCAAGCGCGCCCTGGCCGCGCCCGCAATCGAATTCGTCCTGGCTACAGGCCGCTCGGTTCATTCGACGGTCGGGATCGCCCGCCGAATCGGCGTTGAGAGCGGCTTGGCGGTCTGCTGCAATGGATCGGTCACCATCCGGTTCGATCCGCGCCTGCCGGGCGGCTGGGAGTTGGTCCATGTGGTGACGTTCGACCCGGCGCCGGCCATCGCCGCGATCAGGCGGCGCCTTCCCCACGCCCGCATGGCCGTTGAAGACCTGGGGCGTGGTTTCAAGGTCACGGCCCATTTCCCAGCCGGGGAGTTGGACGGCGAGGTCCGCGTGGTCAGCGACCAGGCGCTCTCCGACGGTCCGGTCACCCGCGTGATCTTGCGGGACACGGAGTTATCGCTCGAAGAACTTCACGCGGTGGTCGAAGAGACCAAGCTGCCGGATGTCACCTATGCGGTCGGCTGGACCGGGTGGGTCGACCTCAACCCGCCGGGGGTGTCCAAAGCCTCCGCGTTGGAGGCCATCAGGGCCGAACTGGGAATTGAGCCGCGCCGTACCGTGGCGATCGGCGACGGCGGCAACGACATCACCATGTTGCAGTGGGCGGGGCGCGGCGTGGCCATGGGAGGGTCGCGCTGGGATGTGGTGGCCGCCGCCGACGAAGAAACCGGCCGCATCGACCAAGATGGGCTGGCCAGCGTGATCGATTCGCTCCTTTAG
- a CDS encoding hydrogenase small subunit — protein sequence MAYKLDGWQDPTLGENLARAGISRRDFLAYCGVLAGIFAVGAGAKPARAEEIADALAAVRKPNVVWLQLQECTGCMESTLRSGGTTVEEVVLNLLSVNYNELVMAAAGDAANKALADTNAEDHILVVNGSIPTKDGGIYCTIGGESAEEVLRKSAEKATAILAVGACAVWGSVQASRPNPTGAVGVDEIIRDKPVINVAGCPPIGEVITATVSYILTHDALPKTDAEGRPLFAYEQRIHDSCPRRAHYDAGQYVRSFDDEGARAGWCLYEVGCKGPSTFSPCPIFQWNLHTSWPIGAGHPCIGCTEKDFFDRYTPFYQALPDVRGLGVEATATKIGWGLVGATVAGVGVHAGLTALRRSASRKADAAEPLAAFGDPGAGRQGGCGCAGGQDGNGGRDGKDGGCGCKGEPPPGGGLGAVGDRAASAAGGVDATRRNPTGGEGL from the coding sequence GTGGCATACAAACTCGATGGATGGCAAGACCCCACTCTGGGCGAAAACCTCGCACGGGCTGGGATTTCAAGACGCGATTTCCTCGCCTACTGCGGGGTTCTGGCGGGCATCTTCGCAGTCGGCGCGGGCGCCAAGCCGGCCAGGGCCGAAGAGATCGCAGACGCTCTGGCGGCGGTGCGCAAGCCGAACGTGGTCTGGCTGCAGCTGCAGGAATGCACGGGCTGCATGGAGTCCACGCTCAGGTCCGGGGGCACCACGGTCGAAGAAGTGGTCCTCAACCTGTTGTCCGTGAACTACAACGAACTGGTGATGGCAGCGGCGGGAGACGCCGCCAACAAGGCCCTCGCGGACACCAACGCGGAAGACCACATTTTGGTGGTGAACGGCTCCATTCCGACCAAAGACGGCGGCATTTACTGCACCATTGGCGGCGAGTCGGCCGAAGAGGTCCTGCGCAAATCCGCGGAGAAAGCCACCGCGATCCTCGCGGTTGGCGCTTGCGCCGTGTGGGGCTCGGTCCAGGCCTCTCGTCCCAACCCGACCGGAGCGGTCGGCGTGGATGAGATCATCCGCGACAAGCCGGTCATCAACGTGGCCGGATGCCCGCCAATCGGCGAGGTCATCACCGCGACCGTCAGCTACATCCTGACCCATGACGCGCTGCCGAAGACAGACGCCGAAGGGCGGCCGCTGTTCGCCTACGAGCAGCGCATCCACGATTCCTGCCCCCGGCGCGCCCACTACGACGCGGGCCAGTACGTGCGCTCCTTTGACGACGAGGGCGCCCGCGCCGGCTGGTGCCTCTACGAGGTCGGCTGCAAAGGGCCGTCCACTTTCAGCCCGTGCCCAATCTTCCAGTGGAACCTTCACACATCCTGGCCAATCGGGGCCGGCCATCCGTGCATCGGCTGCACGGAGAAGGACTTTTTCGACCGGTACACGCCCTTCTACCAGGCTCTGCCGGACGTGCGCGGCCTGGGCGTGGAGGCGACCGCAACCAAGATCGGCTGGGGCCTGGTGGGCGCCACAGTCGCGGGAGTCGGCGTCCACGCGGGCCTGACGGCGCTCCGGCGCTCGGCCAGCCGCAAGGCGGACGCCGCCGAGCCCCTGGCCGCGTTCGGCGACCCAGGGGCGGGCCGCCAGGGCGGCTGCGGGTGCGCCGGGGGCCAAGACGGGAATGGCGGCCGGGACGGGAAAGACGGCGGATGCGGGTGCAAAGGCGAGCCGCCGCCCGGCGGGGGGCTTGGAGCGGTAGGCGACCGGGCGGCATCGGCGGCGGGCGGTGTGGACGCCACCCGGCGGAACCCGACCGGCGGAGAGGGGCTTTAA
- a CDS encoding energy-coupling factor ABC transporter permease has protein sequence MHVPDHFLNDPTSAVTGALAVGALALAVRNSRRASAAWTDPADRGESPALMSVKDRGGAPAFAATSALVFGLQMLNFPVASGTSGHLLGGALAAALLGPARGILAVSAVLVVQALAFADGGLSALGTNILLMAVVATLTGWAMERARPRNAAGIGAVAALGGAVSVPVTAAVFTLLYAVGGTVAVPFASLAGSMLGVHALVGLGEGLITGLVVGLVASWAPGFAAIDARPAAGRPAVFALGGLAVAAAALLSPLASSAPDGLESAAATVGFADAARSHAFDASPLADYGSATGLSVGLVGLIGLVVCAALALAAAPLLRPSRLVAA, from the coding sequence ATGCACGTGCCAGATCATTTCTTGAACGACCCGACTTCCGCCGTGACCGGCGCGCTGGCCGTTGGAGCGCTCGCCCTTGCGGTGCGCAACTCGCGCCGGGCGTCCGCGGCCTGGACCGATCCGGCCGACCGGGGCGAAAGCCCCGCCCTGATGTCCGTCAAGGACCGGGGCGGCGCGCCCGCCTTCGCGGCCACCTCTGCGTTGGTGTTCGGTCTGCAGATGCTGAATTTCCCCGTCGCCTCCGGCACCAGCGGGCACCTGTTGGGAGGTGCGCTCGCGGCGGCCCTGTTGGGGCCGGCGCGCGGGATCCTGGCGGTCAGCGCGGTGCTGGTGGTGCAGGCGTTGGCGTTCGCGGACGGCGGGTTGAGCGCGCTTGGGACCAACATCCTGTTGATGGCGGTGGTCGCGACCTTGACGGGTTGGGCCATGGAACGGGCGCGGCCGCGCAACGCGGCCGGGATTGGCGCGGTGGCCGCCCTGGGCGGAGCCGTCAGCGTGCCCGTCACCGCCGCCGTGTTCACTTTGCTGTACGCGGTGGGCGGGACGGTCGCCGTGCCGTTTGCCTCGCTGGCTGGATCAATGCTCGGCGTGCACGCGCTGGTGGGCTTGGGCGAGGGCTTGATCACCGGCTTGGTGGTCGGCCTTGTGGCGTCCTGGGCACCCGGTTTCGCGGCCATTGACGCGCGTCCGGCCGCCGGGCGTCCGGCCGTTTTCGCTCTGGGCGGGCTCGCCGTGGCGGCTGCCGCCCTGCTTTCGCCGCTGGCCTCCTCCGCCCCCGATGGCCTTGAGTCCGCCGCCGCAACGGTTGGATTCGCCGATGCCGCCCGGTCGCACGCCTTTGACGCCAGCCCGCTGGCCGACTACGGCTCGGCCACAGGCCTGAGCGTGGGACTGGTCGGCTTGATCGGCCTGGTTGTCTGCGCCGCGTTGGCCTTGGCCGCTGCGCCCCTGCTGCGCCCCAGCCGACTCGTCGCCGCGTAA
- the cybH gene encoding Ni/Fe-hydrogenase, b-type cytochrome subunit: MNASAPAAISVPPEVKVGGTFTLGRLSEGVVLGLAAVTCADSTDPVDRALALALADDRPDLEKPPVDPDDVDPATPEQRYSLTMVRYFPLQDDERSDVVVMRGSLEAVLAKASISRKDKTLIRRNAAWALARGWRALAVATARVAGRDQVGPFEVQGFVYVGTGASRPLPNSGPSNWTWVQVWSASLRVQHWTNVAAIFTLSCTGYIIMDPFFGPAGGQSAEVGFQMGWVRLMHFSVGFLWIVLGLTRVVAAFTSRDRHLRWNEWWPLKSKKDVQHLGGVLGHYALVKHEAPLFLAHNPLQQLTYTAVYIACGVQMLTGLSLFGLYHQTNWFWELMAVPSHWVGIPFLRLFHTMMMFFLWAFVIVHVYLAVRADSLERHGGISSMINGGVWLRRGAKPVDAPEIG; the protein is encoded by the coding sequence GTGAACGCCTCCGCCCCCGCCGCCATCTCGGTGCCGCCCGAGGTGAAAGTGGGCGGCACGTTCACCCTGGGCCGGCTCAGCGAGGGCGTGGTCCTGGGCCTGGCGGCGGTGACCTGCGCGGACAGCACCGACCCGGTTGACCGGGCGCTGGCGCTGGCGTTGGCGGACGACCGCCCCGACCTGGAAAAGCCTCCAGTTGACCCGGACGACGTGGACCCGGCCACGCCGGAGCAGCGCTACTCCCTGACCATGGTGCGGTACTTCCCGCTGCAAGACGACGAGCGGTCGGACGTCGTGGTGATGCGCGGTTCTTTGGAGGCGGTGCTGGCGAAGGCCAGCATCTCCCGCAAGGACAAGACGCTCATCCGCCGCAACGCGGCCTGGGCGCTGGCCCGCGGCTGGCGCGCGCTGGCCGTGGCGACGGCGCGGGTCGCCGGACGCGACCAGGTGGGCCCGTTCGAGGTCCAGGGATTCGTCTACGTCGGCACGGGCGCCTCCAGGCCCCTGCCGAATTCGGGCCCGTCCAACTGGACCTGGGTGCAGGTTTGGTCCGCGTCTCTGCGGGTCCAGCACTGGACCAACGTGGCGGCCATCTTCACGCTCAGTTGCACCGGCTACATAATCATGGACCCCTTCTTTGGGCCCGCCGGCGGGCAAAGCGCCGAGGTTGGGTTCCAGATGGGCTGGGTGCGCCTGATGCACTTCTCGGTCGGATTCTTGTGGATCGTGTTGGGCCTGACCCGCGTGGTGGCCGCCTTCACGTCCCGGGACCGCCACCTGCGCTGGAACGAGTGGTGGCCGCTGAAGTCGAAAAAAGACGTGCAACACCTGGGCGGCGTGCTGGGCCACTACGCGCTGGTCAAGCACGAGGCGCCCTTGTTCCTGGCGCACAATCCCCTGCAGCAGTTGACCTACACCGCCGTGTACATCGCCTGCGGCGTGCAGATGCTGACCGGCTTGAGCCTGTTCGGGTTGTACCACCAGACCAACTGGTTCTGGGAGCTCATGGCCGTGCCAAGCCACTGGGTGGGCATCCCATTCCTGAGGCTTTTCCACACCATGATGATGTTCTTCCTGTGGGCCTTCGTGATTGTGCACGTCTACCTGGCGGTTCGCGCCGATTCCCTGGAGCGCCACGGCGGCATCTCCTCCATGATCAACGGCGGCGTCTGGCTGCGCCGCGGCGCCAAGCCCGTGGACGCCCCGGAAATCGGATGA